In one Lolium rigidum isolate FL_2022 chromosome 3, APGP_CSIRO_Lrig_0.1, whole genome shotgun sequence genomic region, the following are encoded:
- the LOC124697032 gene encoding peroxidase 2-like — protein sequence MAKLVVLAVLASLISTVSCQSWTWSIYRSWGYSSPTWGTPWTYNSAPTTWTTPPPPQSSNGLKVGYYADHNCSNAENIVRAAVEKASAGILAGLIRLAFHDCFVRGCDASVLLEGSDTEKQGFPNLSLRGFDIIDAAKDALEKECPGVVSCADIVSFAARDASYILSYKKINYTVPAGRFDGKVSFANETLGQNLPPPFADLATLKKMFADKGLDQTDMVVLSGAHTVGISHCPSFSDRVHPPTSPSPNMDPTLAAKLNQTCDTLNNATTTASQDYETPNALDNQYYKNVLSGKVLFTSDAALNSSETLELVKKYAGSDDWNTAFGAAMVKMGYIGVKSSKEGEIRKKCGVVKS from the exons ATGGCCAAGCTCGTCGTCCTCGCCGTGCTCGCCTCGTTGATCAGTACCGTTTCGTGCCAATCTTGGACGTGGTCAATCTACAGAAGCTGGGGCTATTCCAGTCCCACATGGGGGACCCCATGGACTTATAATTCTGCACCGACGACGTGGACGACCCCTCCCCCACCTCAATCTTCCAATGGCCTCAAGGTTGGCTACTACGCCGACCACAATTGCTCTAACGCAGAGAACATCGTGAGGGCTGCCGTGGAGAAAGCCAGCGCTGGCATCCTTGCCGGCCTCATCCGCCTCGccttccacgactgcttcgtaCGG GGGTGCGATGCCTCCGTTCTTCTCGAGGGCTCAGATACGGAGAAGCAGGGTTTCCCGAACCTGAGCCTGCGTGGCTTCGACATCATTGACGCGGCGAAGGACGCCCTCGAGAAGGAATGCCCGGGCGTCGTCTCATGCGCCGACATCGTCTCCTTCGCAGCTCGCGACGCTAGCTACATCCTCAGCTACAAGAAGATCAACTACACCGTGCCGGCCGGCCGCTTCGACGGGAAAGTGTCGTTCGCCAACGAGACCCTGGGACAGAACCTTCCCCCGCCCTTCGCCGACCTGGCTACGCTCAAAAAGATGTTCGCCGACAAGGGGCTCGACCAGACCGACATGGTCGTGCTCTCCGGCGCCCACACCGTCGGCATCTCCCACTGCCCCTCCTTCTCCGACCGCGTCCACCCGCCGACCAGCCCCTCCCCGAACATGGACCCCACTCTCGCCGCCAAGCTGAACCAGACATGCGACACGCTAAACAACGCCACCACCACGGCGTCGCAGGATTATGAGACCCCCAACGCGTTGGACAACCAATACTACAAGAACGTCTTGTCCGGTAAGGTTCTGTTCACCTCCGACGCGGCGCTGAATTCGTCGGAGACGCTGGAGCTGGTGAAAAAATACGCCGGGTCAGACGATTGGAACACAGCCTTCGGAGCAGCCATGGTGAAGATGGGCTACATCGGGGTGAAGAGCAGCAAAGAGGGCGAGATCAGGAAGAAGTGCGGGGTTGTCAAGTCCTAA